GAACAAGAAGGCTTTGCGCTGGTGGATCAGCTGGCCAAAGATTACCCCGGTTCCGATGCTTCGCAATATGCGCTGCTAATGAAAGCGGATCTGCTCTACAGCACCGAAAATTACGCCCAAGCGGCGGACGTATATAAGGAACTGCTTGTTTCCAATAATCCTACGGTTTCTACGGTAGCCGCGCTTTCTTTGGCGGCGGCGCAGCAAGCCGTAAAAGATTACAAATCCGCCATTGAAGGGATGAACCAGTTTATTTCCAACAATCCCAAAAACTTCGCCTTGCCGCAAGCCTATTTAACCTTGGCCATGAGCCAAGAACTCGCCGGCAACAAAACCGAAGCGCTAAA
The DNA window shown above is from Elusimicrobium sp. An273 and carries:
- a CDS encoding tetratricopeptide repeat protein, which gives rise to MTKQNTSSVEQKDFLVSFLSGIIDFCKKNKKGVLTALVILVLAAAIGGGYAAHVKKVTQNSWAAYYSAQVALLSGQEQEGFALVDQLAKDYPGSDASQYALLMKADLLYSTENYAQAADVYKELLVSNNPTVSTVAALSLAAAQQAVKDYKSAIEGMNQFISNNPKNFALPQAYLTLAMSQELAGNKTEALNAYQHLADAYTQTYFGELAKQKLAELQK